The genomic window ggatggactttagccactagctagctagccatgtcttaaggcACCTCcacctgagggtgtttcagtgttataacttcacctttatcgttagtttttatggcaaaatgtgtccattctcccttttctgtctacacactttgTCTGATTGTAAGTACTCTATGATTGTGCGCAgccgaacacgctcctctgctcgtaaaactagcaatgtcacaacgtgacgcCACGCTGTCATGCCTGTTGAATAAAAAGGGGGTGGAACGGgtgctttttagaggcagtatagtacctaatatgatttattagtatcgtggtactatactagtataccgtacaaccctaggtaTGGcccattatttttgtttatttagcaCAGGCCATTTTAGTCTACTTGATCGCTCTCTCTCACAATACCGCAGCTACGTTAACCAAAGTTTTGGACGACAAAATGTCTACCTTggtcccacaatgcattgcaaaacCATGTGCTCTTTCAAGCGCTAAAAGCTTGATAGCACTAAAAAGCATTAAAAGAGAAAGCTAATAAACATAACTTTTAGATGCTTTCATTTCAGATGTTCTTCTTTTTCCTTGCATTCCTCTTGCTCCCGGGTCAGACTCTTGCTCGTTCATGTACGGTTGGGCGCTCTAGAAAATTGACGCTTTTGCCAGTTTTAACAAAAAAGTAGATTATAATTCTAAAGTATGATATTTTTTGGGCCTTTGTAAGAACTTTATCTGACTCAAATACTATGAAAATGGCTGACGGGACCACGACACagaggcttgaagatggtctgtaaagcaaaatctatgcaatattttgaccaaagcacattagactttgacttcctttttattttcattgaaaTTTGACCTTTACAGCACAGGTAAGAACACGATTTTGTTGCATGaacttgttgtagtgcaggataaaagagcaataagtgcagatataaataaatagattactgtacagatagatGTATTGCACTttagcatatgcatccacgtttatggatgtatgttatattgtctttatattccagcgagttaatccattttgggggtgAATTGAGGGGAtttttatgatgcgttcaagagtctgacggcctgagggaagacgctgttacagaacctggaggttctgctacgtagactgcggaacctctttccagagtccaacagtgaaaacagtccttggtgggggtggtaggagtctctgcagattttctgagccctggtcaggcagcggctttttgcgatctcctgggtaggaggaagaggagtccttatgatattttccgccgtcctcaccactctctgcagaaacttacagtctgaggcactgcaggctccagtccagacagagatgcattTGGTCAGttggctctctatagtgcctctatataatgtggtgagaatggtggaacttggtgctgcttaccatctccactgctgtgccgttgacGAAGAGTGGAGTATGGCTGGACTACTGCTTCCTAAAGTCGatgatgatctccttggtcttgttgacgttcaggaccaggttgttggttctgcaccagtcaaccagatgtttcgcCTCCTTTGTAGTCCATGTCTTTGTTGTCAAgaatgaggcccactactgtcatgtcgtccgcatacttcttcacaatgtggttagtcatggacctggcgcagcagtcatgggtcatcaatgtgaacagcagcggactcaggacgcagcccttGAGGGAACCGGTGCTCGGCCTAAGACGCCTAACAGGTTTAGCTTGTTAGcgagtcctacaccccagtctagcCGTCACCAAACTACGATGTAAACGGGCAAAAATTTCAGGTCCATGGCATGATCGCATTATATCGAACTCTGAGTGTATGCAACCCCTTTAAGAGTCTTTGATCTCCAAAGTTTTAAGGcagtattcatttttattttagtaacaTGAGTTGAATTAAATATTTAGTTCTTGTAAAAAAGGACTTTTGACTCAAAGGAGGTTAACATGCTAAAGATAAAGATTAAAACATTTAAGCTATTATGTAAAATAGCCCGACTCTTGCcgccaaaaataaatattaatgatTTATACCTGTTCAAATTATAATTAGTGAGCTTCACAGGAGTGTCTTGGTCCATTTTGGAAGCTAATCTGCCTGCCCTGTTTTTTACACCATGCCGGGCTAAATCCAGTGAAGCAAAACCTCTCTTGGCTAATGTTCCAGAACATAACAACGAACCGAAGCAGATTTTATTTCATGAGGCTTTAAATATAGCAGTCGGGGGTATACTTGTAATTAAAGTGTCATCTTGAAATATTGATGTGTACTGCATAATAATAATAGAGTAGCTTGTTCTGTTTTAGATCACGTCTTAAGGAGTGTGACCATGATTCCTACCTTTATGAGACTAAACTTTTAACATTAATGCTCAATTAATTTACATTACAGGCACCGTGGCTGACTGGATAACAGGAGGGCTTCATTTGTTTTTACAATTAAATGCAAAGTAAAGCATTTTTAAGAGgggtaaaaaaatgtaataattactccTGATTCAGCCCAATTCAAAATCGGTTCATAATTTTAGAAAATCGATTCCAAAAATTAATAATCATTTTATTtacctatttattttttttatgggaATCAATTGTTATACCGAATAATACATGCTTACCCATGCCAATTCCACATTGATTCAGAATTTTCAAAaaacgataaaaaaaatatacatgcatgtagtCCTTTTTCTaatgagaatacatttttataaaaaaacgtttttagaCCATGTCTATCCAACCAGAATAGCCTGGTTTTAAAAAGTTTCATTTTAACTGTTATACCAACACATTGcgataatcgattctgaatcgactTGTCACCGCAGGAATCAGAATCTGATCGACTCggttggtgcccaaagattcacaaattacatttttaatgatAAATCAGTAGAATTGGTAAGAGAAAGCTGACCTTGACAGTCATGAATTGATGAAAACACTTTATTGTGTCAGTACAAAAGAACAACCCCTCACCCGACATACAAAATAAATGTCATATAGTCTTGCACCATAACATGAGCCATAAAAGGTGCATTTTTAACGGTTCAATTCATGACTATGTACTTGTTTGGGGGGTCAAAAGATCATTTGTGACAATATTATTAACCATAGCCATGTTTACTTGACACAAATAATCCAATCAAAGATTTGAATCCAATAAGGTCCAATGTACACACCCATTTAGATCCTGGCTTCGTGGTTGGGGTGAATCACCTTCACCGGCCTCGAAAAGAGCCAAGCCGAGCAGCAAACATGCACTTCTTACAACTTTCTTTTTAGAAATGTCAACAGTTGTTGAACGCCTTGATAGAAACACTGATTTGTACAAATGTAGaaacaaattcataaaaataatatttttgaaaaattcccggACATAAACAGAGGCGTAAAATTAAATGTGTTGGgcacaaatacaacttttttttttttacaacattggtgaAAGTAACATCTTTCTCTATTATTTCCACGAAAAATGGCCCAGACGGTTTATAGTCTACATAAACGCTTGGTGCTATTCCAATGGAGGCCAGTCGGTAGCCAAATCTTTCAGCTCAGTAGGTAGCTCACTCGCCTCAACTGTTTTCGACCTAGGTTTGGGTCCAGGCCGGCACAGAAAAATCAGGGACCGAACCACACGggttacagtggtgccgtgacccaaaTAAGAGTAAGGTTTCGGGGGATTGTGACAAAACGGAGACCATGTGTACGTTGGTAAAACCTGACAACTTCCAGAGCAGTGCTGGCTTTTAGCTCAAAGCTTTTCAGGCAGACGGCCCAGGTTCCAGTCCTGGGCGGAACAGAAAAAGCAGGGACTGAATAATGCGGGTTACAGTGGTGCTGTGACCCGGATGAGTGAGGTTTAGGGGGCCATGTGTATGTTGGTAAAAACACATATACCGCCAACTTCAAGAGCAGTGCTGGCTATCGGGTTCGCTTCTGATGCGAATGACCCAGGGTTGAAAAATCAGGGACTGAATAACGCTGAGTACAGTGGGGCCGTGACCCAGATGAGAGTGAGGGTTCAGGGGATGAGTGCAACGGAGCCTAGCCGGTGTTTCTAGGACATGTGAACATTGGGAAAACTTCCTTCCCTGACAACTTCAAGAGCAGTGCTGGCTCGCTTCTGATGCGGAAGACCCAGGTTTGTGTCCAGGGTGGCAAATTAAAAGCAGTgttgccgtgacccggatgagattAAAGTTTAGGGGGAAGAGTGTAACGGAGGCTAGCCGGTGTTGCTAGGCCATGTGTATGTTGGGAAAACTTAATTCCCTGACAGCTTCAAGAGCAGTGCTGGTTATCGAGTTGGACAACCCAGGTTGAAGTCTCGGGCGGAATAGAAAAATCAGGGAGTGAGCCACACAGGGTTTGACATGTAAACAGTGGATTTGGAATTCCATTCAACGGAATTTGCGATCGGAGACATTTTGCGCATGTAAAAAAGGCTTATGTGATTGAACTGTTTTCCCAcagtaaaaaaaaggaatattttcaaaaatgacTTAAATGGTTCAAATTCTTTGAAATTGCGTGGACTGGCATCATGTCTAAGTGCTCATGTGGATTGAAATCCCTAAAACTACACTGGTACAAGGCATCAAATACTGTTTGAACATGATTTTTCAAAGCTCCCCTCCACACATAATACAAATAACGACAAAATAGCTTCATTTTGATGATCACAGCATTCTGACAGGAGCTTAGAAAAGAGGATTGAGATGAACTGTGCTGGAAAGTGGATCAAAATCGGTGCTCAGTGCACTTGCTTGGCGGCCTCTTTCGACTTGTCGTTGGTGCTGACGTTAGTGAGTCGAACACTCTCCTCCTGCGCGTTCCTTCGGTCACGTACTTCACCCTCCTCGTGGAAACCGACCATCATTTGGTAGATGATGACTCCGATGATCGTACCGAGGAAGGGGGCGAAAACAGGCACCAGGAACCAGCCGTTTCTGACGCTGAAAAGTGACCGTTAAGATTAGATCATGAGCCCTTTTTGTCAAGAAGCTCACCAAATTACtataattaagtgtaaaaatgggCGCTTACGTGAAAACTTCCGTGCCCCACCCGGCTACTGCGGTAAAAAGGCGAGGTCCGAGGTCTCTGGCGGGATTGACGGCATATCCAGAGTTGAATCCCATAGACAGGCCGATGACCAGGACCACAAAACCCACAGTGAAGGCCTCCAATCCTTGGGGGATGGGGTTGTTGTAAGGATCAACGATGGCCAGAATGCAAACGATCAGTGCCGCCGTGCCAATAATCTACAGTACAGATCCAGGGACGGATGAAATTTGTGAGTTTCATTACCAaagcatttttgtgtgtgtaatgaATATGCAGTTGTTTAAAATCTTGCCTGATCAAAGAATCCGTTGACAAGAGTGAGATGTTTTCCAGGATAGGTAGCAAATATACCAGCTGTCGCATTTGGTCCAGTCACATTAAATGCTCCAGGAAAGTCCCACAGGGCGTCTGAATGGGTTCAAGAGAATAACAGTTTTGTTGCCAATGAGGTTCATTTTACACATTTAACACGGTCTTGAATCAGACGTTAATTTAATATACAAGACATGGACCACTCGCCCTTGGCAGACTGCAAAAAGTGAAGTCAAATTAAAACTGTAACATGTAAAAATCAAGTACCATAATTTTCGGACTCCAAGCCGCAATTCTTTTccttgcggcttataaaatggtgcagctaatttacaggtgtttctttgttgacgacaatgttttgtattcaataaatatttatggatggatggatttatcaaCAGACACTGAAAAGCTGTGTTATTGTTTGCGCTATGGTGCCGTCTTTTGGACACGTTCGCTCAATGCAGGTGTCGCGGGTTGAAAATGTCCTTCCTGTCTTAATGCCTTCAACCAGAAGTTAAACAGTCTTTAGTGTTTCTGCTCAAAAAGGATTCTTCAtcaatcactccaagcaacgtctgTAGGTTTTACAGTATACCtacaactattcttacttactaagcCCATATGTGATGTCTaagggagtgttttcatgcatatttgtacatgctatcataatgtaatcaagctagcaccGTTAGTATTAGTGAATATGCTTACACGTTTACATGTATCTGTATTAAtatcaacttacaatggcattctttttgtattttttcagtttcataaattcaccaagacgtcattGTGGACTTATTGAATTTGTTTAACTGATTGGAGACCTAACTAGCGCATCTAGCggttccatgacgatgacttctgttttgtttgatcagccattttactgccgtctgacaaacactgtttggaaacaattaaagtatgttaataaacattgacaaaatattttgtactattataaatatacacaacttatagtccggtgcggctgagatatgtaaaaatatgtttttcttctcaAATTTGGTGGGTGAGGCGTGAATACTGGTGAGTTTTATAGCCCGGAATTTACAGTAATAAATTGAGTAACAATACAGTGATGATACCTTAAGATACGAGTGACCCAGCTTTTTTGGGGATATGAGCTGTCTtttggctaattgttatgctttataTTGTGAGCAAAAGTTCTGGTTAAGAGCATTTAAACAATTGTGTTTTTCCAACTGTTGAGAGTGtgaaggaagtgaagtgaattatgtttatatagcacttttctccagtgactcaaagcgccttttacatagtgaaacccaatatctaagttacatttaaaccagtgtgggtggcactgggagcaggtgggtaaagtgtcttgcccaaagacacaacggcagtgactaggatagcgtaagcggggatcgaacttggaattctcaagttgctggcacggccgctctaccaaccgagctatactgctatAATGAGAGTGCTGAGAAGCAGAAATGGATATTCATTTGGAATAAAGAAAgatatgatgaaaaaaaaaacatgagcgAGCGTGTAGCAAACAGTTCAAGCACTGCTAGCCTGCACCATAATGAAGCAGAACGAGTTGATATTACCCACCAAGGGCATTTATCTATGACAATATGACTAAGCTGCTGACATTTGAATGGGAAGCAACTAAAAGGATGTATTGTATAAGATCCAATGCTGAATATTAGCAATATGACATTAATGTATAAATCTATTGTAGTTGTTGGTAGTGCATTCTAATGTATTGTTTTCATAAAATATTTCTGATATGaaagatatttttttattttttaaaagacatgatacatgttaaaatggtgctGATTTTAGTGCTGAAGGCAAACACCagttaaattgatttcaatgaaTTTCAATGGGAGAGGTTAATTCGAGATACACGTGTTTTGAGTTAAGCgctccgtcacagaaccaattaagcggATAAACTAAGTTACTACACCATCTCTCTATCATTTTGGGAATGCTTGGCCCGGAAATCGTTGAAGACCCCTGCTTCACAGTATATTTTTAAAgtacaaatataattttaaattaaatatcTGCACTGGTTTTAAATGGTACGCTGAATGTATAAAATGTTAAACAAAATTCAGGAACATGTATAGTACAGTCcaaaactttggacacaccttctcattcattaggttttctttattttcatgactatttacattgtagattgtcactgaaggcatcaaaactatgaatgaacacttgtgaagttatgcacttaacaaaaaatggtgaaataactgaattctagtttcttcaaaatagccaccctttgctctgattactgctttgcacacttttggcattctctcgatgagcttcaagcacacctgtgaagtgaaaaccatgaACTTTGACGCTcttcaagagaatgccaagaacgTGCAAAAAGAATGCGTGTGGCCATAACACTGACACATATAAACATTCACTGACATTGATTCAAAAAACGGCTTACAGTTGAACCCAAATGTTAGGACTTACCATAGTACATAGCAAAAATGACGGCCGCTCCGAGGAACCCGCCGATTGTCTGAAAGAGGAAGTACATGGGAAACTTTCTCCATCGTTCTCTGCCCAGCAGGCACAAGGCAAAGGTCACTGCGGGGTTCAAATGTCCTCCTGTGACAGCAAGTCCATGTAGACCGTTAGTAACGTTGCATCAGCTTCATGGAATAGGAAATGTTAGCCTGGAAAGATACCTGATATTTGGCCACAGACGAGGATGCCCAGAGTGGCAGCAAAGCCAAAGGCAAAGTTGACGGTCAGGAACAAACCATGAGAACCACCGCTCAACACCAACTGGGCCACGGCGCCGCAGCCGAACATCTGGAAGACAAATGTACGGAATGTAACTTCTCAGGTCAGATGGTGCGGAACTTGAACGATTGTACATGTACATGGTTATGACTTATTGTTTCAAAACTTTGGACTCACGACTTGGGTTCAGTTGACTTCCAAAGAGGGGGAAAGGGATCATTTGGGGCAGGCAGATTTaacacgttttttttgttttgtcgcTAATAATTAAGGCTGCTCAAAAAATAGACTCACATCCAAAGCACAATTATTTTTTAATCCGATTCTAAATCAAGTATTAACAAGTATTAATTttgaaaaatcgatttaaaaaaaataacttaatttttttttaaatacgttttAAGGCCATTGCTatgggaacccacacattcatgggaagaacatgcaaactccacacagaaagatgccgagcccgagattgaaccccagactactcagaaccttcgtattgtgaggcagacgcactaacccctcttccaccgtgaagccctatatatatatatatatatatatatatgtggcttcacggtggcagaggggttagtgcgtctgcctcacaatacgaagttcctgcagtcctgggttcaaatccaggctcgggatctttctgtgtggagtttgcatgttctccccgtgaatgcgtgggttccctccgggtactccggcttcctcccacttccaaagacatgcacctggggataggttgattggcaacactaaattggccctagtgtgtgaatgtgagtgtgaatgttgtctgtctatctgtgttggccctgcgatgaggtggcgacttgtccagggtgtaccctgccttccgcccgattgtagctgagataggcgccagcgccccccgcgaccccgaaagggaataagcggtagaaaatggatggatggatatatatatgtgtgtgtgtgtgtgtgtgtgtgtgtgtgtgtgtgtgtgtatataccgtatatgtatgtttataaatactgtatgtgtgtaagtatatatatatatatattatatatatatatatatatatatatatatatatatatatatatatatactttatgtgtatatatacatatatacactatatatcaatcaatcaatcaatgtttacttatatagccctaaatcactagtgtctcaaagggctgcacaaaccaccacgacatcctcggtaggcccacataagggcaaggaaaactcacacccagtgggacgtcggtgacaatgatgactatgagaaccttagagaggaggaaagcaatggatgtatatatatatatatatatatatatatacatatatatatatatatatatatatatatatatatatatatatatatatatatatatatatatatatatatatatatataataacctaTCATCTCTCACTCAAAGTTTGGAAAGCCCCAAAAAATTTTGGGGTGTTGATTttcattattttaaaaatttaTATACGTTGGTGTTGCCACCAGTGATGGCATCGAGGAAAAAAGGGATGATGACTAACAAACCGCAAAGTGAACTTCCTGCGATGCAGGAAAGTGCCGCACATATCTCTGCCGTGAATGCTCATGACAATATAAAATATAGCTAAGATGACAAAATAGATGTTAGGTTTTTAACTCAAATGACCATATTTTGTGTGTTGCTCTTTAATCAAAGGTTAAAGTGAGTGCTACTGTACAtcctttttacacttgtgtgttAGGGCCCTGCCAACTGTGGGGGCCCCGTTTTGCGTCAAGGAGTGCATGGTTGCTTCATCCATATATTGATAGCAcattcctgctccgtcactggtaAGAACATAATGGCACAGTACATTTCCTTGTAGCAGCAGCAATGCTGGTTTTGTAAGGCAGTCTCACTGGGTTTGATCACCAGtcaaaattaacattttaaaaaggaaagCTCAATTACgttaaatttgttattttgcagtaaaaaaaaaatatattattgaacAATTGGTTTCCCATGAATAGTTAAGgtcccaaaacattttttggggaatgaAATGTATAAAAATTGGTTCAGATGGataaaaaattgtgaaataattCTGCTTAGGGCCCCAATTTAGACAGGGTGGGGGCCCTGCATATAAGTATGTTCACTGAAACATTACCTGCACAGAAAATACAAATTTACTATATTTCTTTTGGAAAAACTCTAAATCCAATTCAGCCTCTTGGTTTAAATGTCATAATGTAAGAGAAGTGTAAAACTCAAGGCAAGATCTGGCATGcaacataatttattttttagggtccgccctgcaatggcaaaggacatccatgtcctttgccatgcaaggaccctattgaatctgctgcgttttattattctttctttctttctttcttccgcaccgtcgcgccccaatttcaccctcttaacatatttcaaaactcaccaaatttgacacacacgtcggtctttcatgccttcccaacatattaggcaaccaaaccccaaaaatcaaaaatgcgctctagcgccccctaggaaaaaaaaaaaacagactgcttgtaacttccgttaggaatgtcgtagagacatgaaacaaaaacctctatgtagggatgacttagacctaaattccataattgtatcttctggggccaaaatcaacaaaaaattttcaaaaacccattcaaagccaaattttcacaaaaaatgcaatttttgcctctttgagctgtaatttgccccccttaaaatgcttcaaaactcaccaaacttggcagacacatcaggactggcagaaattgtgatctaatgaaaaaaaataattctaaaactcaaaattgcgctctacaaaatttttggaatgaaacatagaaaaaactgcttctaggaagaaaacacagacaaaactgcttgtaacttccggtaggaatgtcggaaagacatgaaacaaaaacttctatgtaggtcttacttagacctacattttaataattgacagctagcagaaaaaatcaacaggaagttggcaattaccccttcaaaataaaagttttgtgaaaaaacgtcacctttcttcaaaagttatctcctctgagcgcgtttgtcgtttcggcttcaaactcgctcaggagagagtttggacccttctgaataaaagtatggatcaaagttttgataagttttaaggttttgattttacgcgccttcaaagacgccttgcgcaaagtttcataaaaaatgtaatttttgcctctttgagctgtaatttgacccccttaaaatgcttcaaaactcaccaaacttggcacacacatcaggactggcaacaattgcgagctattaaaaaaaccaaagcccaaaactcaaaattgtgctctagcgccccctaggaatacaacacagacaaactgctcctaggaagaaaacaaagacaaaactgcttttaacttccggtaggaatgtcgtagagacatgaaacaaaaaccactatgtaggcctgacttagacctacatttgaataattgacatgctttggcaaaaatcaacaggaagcttgatattttcacttcaatacaacaactgcattactttcacaatgcattaaatagtgtcaccgaGGCATCTCCGACAGTGGGgcttgggggcagcagcccaaggcgcgctcgcaccttcgcaccctaatttgacccccttaacatgcttcaaaactcaccaaaattgacacacacatcggtatggagcggcagaccaacttattaagcaaccaaaccccaaaaattaaaattgcgcgctaacgccccctaggaagagacaaaaaacagactgcttgtaacttccgttaggaatgtcgtagagacatgaaacaaaaacctctgtgtaggtctgactaagacctacatttccaataaaaaacgtctatacccaaaatcaacaaaaattttgcaaaaactcattcaaagcaacatttttgaaaaaaaacgctatttttgcctctttgagctgtaatttgacccccacaAAAttgttcaaaactcaccaaacttggcacacacatcaggactggcagaaattatgatctagtgaaaaaaccaaaccttaaaactcaaaattgcgctctattgcaatttttgaataaaacacagaaaaaactgctcctaggaagaggaaacagataaaactgcttgtaacttctggtaggaatgtcggacagacatgaaacaaaaacctcaatgtaggtctcacttagacctacattttgataggtggcatctttcagttaaaatca from Nerophis ophidion isolate RoL-2023_Sa linkage group LG07, RoL_Noph_v1.0, whole genome shotgun sequence includes these protein-coding regions:
- the aqp3a gene encoding aquaporin-3a, coding for MGRQKIYLEKLSKTFQIRNLLLRQALAECLGTLILVMFGCGAVAQLVLSGGSHGLFLTVNFAFGFAATLGILVCGQISGGHLNPAVTFALCLLGRERWRKFPMYFLFQTIGGFLGAAVIFAMYYDALWDFPGAFNVTGPNATAGIFATYPGKHLTLVNGFFDQIIGTAALIVCILAIVDPYNNPIPQGLEAFTVGFVVLVIGLSMGFNSGYAVNPARDLGPRLFTAVAGWGTEVFTVRNGWFLVPVFAPFLGTIIGVIIYQMMVGFHEEGEVRDRRNAQEESVRLTNVSTNDKSKEAAKQVH